The Hymenobacter oligotrophus genome segment TTCGCGCGCCGACGAGCGGCCGCCGCCGCGGTAGTCGCGGTGGCCGTACTTCTGATCGTAGGTATAATCGGCGTGCGAAGGCCGGTAGGCGTTCTGAATGTGCGAGTAATCGTGGCTGCGCTGGTCGGCGTTGCGGATAAACAAGCCAATGGGCGTGCCGGTGGTTTGCCCCTCAAACAAGCCCGACAGCACCTCCACTTGGTCGGCCTCGGAGCGCGGCGTCGTCAGCTCCGATTGGCCGGGCCGCCGCCGGTCCAGCGCTGCCTGAATGTCGGCAACGTTTACCGCCAGCCCCGCCGGACAGCCATCGATTACCACCCCGATGCCGGGGCCGTGCGATTCGCCGAAGGTGCTGATGCGGAACAGGGTGCCAAAAGAGTTGCTCATAGCCCGCAAAGGTAGTGCAGGCCGTGGCTCTGCCGCGCCGCTGCAGACGTGGGCACCTAGGGCGCCCCCGTCAGATAATCAGGCGCACGCCGCCCAGCTCCGAAATCTGGTACGGAAAACGGTCGCCGGGCGAGCCGATGAACATGAAGTTTTTGGGAATGCCCCATTCCGCCGACAGCTCGTCGATTAGCTGCGGGCCGAAGTGGCCTTGCCGGATTACAAAGTCAACCACGATTTCGGTGTACGCGCGGTCGAGCACCCGCACGTCGTTCAGCAGCTGCTGCGATACTTGCTCGTCTCCCTCCACCAACGTCACGATTTTAAGCCGGTTGGTGAATTCGTTTTCCACCACGTAAATCATCACCTTGTTGAGGTTCGAAACATTATCGCCCTTCGTGAAAAACACAAACTCCTGCTGGTTGAGCGCGTGCAGCATCTGGCGGATGCGCTGCGGCTTGAGGCCCAAAAACGTGCCGTGCTTTTTGGAGTAGTTGCGTACGGCGTGCAGCACGAGCTTGAGAATAGCCACCCGCTCCAGCATAATCACCACCAGCACCATAGTGGGGATGAAGTACTGCAGAAACACTACCAAATACTCGGGGTGCAGCTTTACGTTGCCGTACAGGCCCAGCAGCACGCCCATCAAGGCCAGCGTAACGGTAAGCACCGAGGCGTACACGGGGCGGGGCAGCCGCGCCCGTTTGTTTTTAAGCAGGAAGTTGCCAATGGCGAAAAAGGCCATTACCGCCAGAAACGAAATGGTGTACACGCCGGCCAGCGGGCCTAGTTCTCCGCGCGTAATCAGCAAAATGCTGACGCACAGCAGAAAAAAGGCAATCAGAATGATGTAGTTGCTGCCGCGGCGGTTTTCCTTTAAAAATGACTGCGGCCAGATACGGTCCAGGGCCATGCGCTTCATGAGCCCCCCTACGCCCACAAACGAGGTAAGCACGGCCCCGCTGAGCACAGCTACGGCATCGATGGAAATTAGGGCGGCAAGCCATTTGCCACCGGCTACCTGCCCTAGGTGCGCCAGGATGGTGGCGGTATGCTCGCCTACTTGCACCAGCGGCAGCACGGCCACG includes the following:
- a CDS encoding APC family permease, whose protein sequence is MSHKKLTELEATAICGNDISSSCLYVSGLAITYAGQYAWLALLIVGAVLFLFRKIYGEVVGALPLNGGAYNVLLNTTSKNNAALAAALTILSYMATAVISASEAMHYLHTLWHGLPVLPATMGLLGLFLVLTLLGMSESAKVAVVIFLVHLASLTLLCGVAIWYVATHGTDTLSLNFQAPVKGGIATALFYGFSAAMLGISGFESSANFVEEQAPGVFQKTLRNMWVVVSFFNPLLAFLLVAVLPLVQVGEHTATILAHLGQVAGGKWLAALISIDAVAVLSGAVLTSFVGVGGLMKRMALDRIWPQSFLKENRRGSNYIILIAFFLLCVSILLITRGELGPLAGVYTISFLAVMAFFAIGNFLLKNKRARLPRPVYASVLTVTLALMGVLLGLYGNVKLHPEYLVVFLQYFIPTMVLVVIMLERVAILKLVLHAVRNYSKKHGTFLGLKPQRIRQMLHALNQQEFVFFTKGDNVSNLNKVMIYVVENEFTNRLKIVTLVEGDEQVSQQLLNDVRVLDRAYTEIVVDFVIRQGHFGPQLIDELSAEWGIPKNFMFIGSPGDRFPYQISELGGVRLII